One window of Nymphaea colorata isolate Beijing-Zhang1983 chromosome 11, ASM883128v2, whole genome shotgun sequence genomic DNA carries:
- the LOC116264184 gene encoding nuclear intron maturase 1, mitochondrial, with protein MMLRGVRHHGRRLSLHSWRTITTLSDYHHHHHGPPPSQTNEDPYSLMKEDGVHICSQLWVSSFSNPRKTYANLTGFLRKFDLWVLAYQRCYADEMGLFPPRNSIHYAVLRDLLSLRDAVLHSQYSWGMRTHQYIRSPREKPISRLISKRKLRLMLEQCTPTFQDRILQEVLLMVLEPVFESRFSRRSFAFRPGRNAHTVIRTIRSNFAGYLWFLKADLGCILERLDVDSLVGFLENTVKDRKVLAIIKAGIRKPALAGTEEEEEQKKKRKKRGGRKKKKLDENERKPDPYWLRTFFAFAPEEAAKVPSWGHAGVLSPLLANVCLHELDVWMEDQIIRFFRPSRSDSIWKNSTADGSHNPSWPEFVPTSGQEKTRKMDYIRYGSHILIGIRGPREDVTEMKRKLVEFCENKYGLKIDNSSILIEHITRGIQYLDHIICRRVIYPTLRYTGTGGKIVSEKGVGTLLSVTASLQQCIRQFRRLELVKGDRDPEPLPCTPMLYASQAHTNSQMNKFLETMAEWYRYADNRKKVVGFCAYIIRSSLAKLYAARYRLRSRAKVYKLASRDLSRSIKETTGAAPEYSDLLRMGLLDAIDGVQFSRMSMIPSCDYTPFPPNWIPDHERLLHEYIKLQDPKFFCELSRSIKREGLSLPQDDMSMLVWDLKSKGILGDRSTLKSSNQSNESVRQLPTFSESNSSVSSLYG; from the coding sequence ATGATGCTCAGAGGGGTCAGGCATCATGGACGACGCCTTTCCCTCCATTCTTGGAGGACGATCACCACCCTCTCCGActatcaccaccaccatcacggCCCTCCGCCATCACAAACCAACGAAGACCCCTATTCGCTCATGAAGGAAGACGGCGTCCACATTTGCTCCCAACTTTGGGTCTCCTCCTTTTCAAACCCGAGAAAGACCTACGCCAACCTCACCGGATTCCTCAGGAAATTCGACCTCTGGGTGCTTGCCTACCAGAGGTGCTACGCTGACGAGATGGGCTTGTTCCCCCCAAGAAACTCCATTCACTACGCGGTCCTCCGCGACCTCTTGTCCCTGAGGGACGCCGTCCTGCACTCCCAATACTCCTGGGGAATGAGAACCCATCAGTACATTCGTTCGCCTAGGGAGAAGCCCATAAGCAGATTGATCTCCAAGAGGAAACTTAGGTTGATGCTTGAACAGTGCACGCCCACCTTCCAGGATAGGATTCTGCAGGAGGTTTTGCTCATGGTGCTGGAACCTGTCTTTGAATCGAGGTTTTCCCGGCGTTCTTTCGCCTTTCGGCCTGGCCGGAACGCCCACACCGTGATCAGGACCATCCGGAGCAATTTTGCTGGGTATCTGTGGTTCCTGAAGGCGGATTTGGGGTGCATTCTTGAGCGGTTGGATGTCGATTCCTTGGTAGGTTTCTTAGAGAATACCGTGAAGGATAGGAAGGTTTTGGCTATCATAAAGGCCGGAATTCGAAAGCCGGCTTTGGCGGGAacagaagaggaggaggagcagaaaaagaagaggaagaagagaggcggaaggaaaaagaagaaattggatGAGAATGAGAGGAAACCTGATCCTTATTGGTTGAGGACGTTCTTTGCATTCGCGCCAGAGGAAGCTGCCAAGGTTCCTTCGTGGGGTCACGCGGGGGTCTTGAGCCCTCTACTTGCAAATGTATGCCTCCATGAATTGGATGTGTGGATGGAAGATCAAATAATTCGGTTTTTTAGGCCATCGAGGAGTGATTCAATATGGAAGAATTCCACAGCCGATGGTAGTCACAATCCTTCCTGGCCGGAGTTTGTGCCCACGAGTGGCCAGGAGAAGACTAGGAAGATGGATTACATCAGGTATGGCAGCCATATCTTGATCGGAATTCGAGGTCCCCGAGAAGATGTTACTGAGATGAAGAGAAAACTGGTTGAATTTTGCGAGAACAAGTATGGCTTGAAGATTGATAATTCCAGTATACTGATTGAACACATTACTAGAGGGATCCAATATCTGGACCATATAATTTGCAGAAGAGTGATCTATCCGACTTTGCGGTATACGGGAACTGGCGGGAAGATAGTCAGCGAGAAAGGAGTTGGGACATTGCTTTCTGTCACAGCGAGTTTGCAGCAGTGTATTCGCCAATTCCGGCGCCTTGAATTGGTGAAGGGTGACAGAGATCCGGAGCCACTGCCATGCACTCCTATGCTCTATGCTAGTCAGGCACACACGAATTCTCAGATGAACAAGTTTCTTGAGACAATGGCAGAATGGTATAGATATGCTGATAACAGGAAGAAGGTCGTAGGCTTCTGTGCGTACATAATTAGGAGTTCTCTTGCTAAATTGTATGCTGCAAGATACAGACTTCGATCTCGCGCGAAGGTCTACAAGCTTGCTTCTCGCGATCTTAGTCGATCAATCAAAGAAACTACCGGCGCTGCTCCTGAATATTCCGATCTTTTGAGAATGGGACTGCTGGATGCAATAGATGGAGTTCAGTTTTCTCGGATGTCCATGATACCTTCTTGTGATTACACGCCATTCCCACCAAACTGGATCCCTGATCATGAAAGGTTGTTGCACGAATACATAAAATTACAGGACCCAAAATTTTTCTGCGAGTTGAGCAGATCAATAAAACGAGAAGGTTTGAGCTTACCTCAAGATGACATGTCTATGCTTGTTTGGGATCTCAAGTCAAAAGGGATCTTAGGTGATCGTAGTACATTGAAATCCAGCAATCAGAGCAATGAAAGCGTCAGGCAACTTCCCACCTTCAGTGAGAGTAACAGTAGCGTTTCATCTCTTTACGGGTAG
- the LOC116264185 gene encoding uncharacterized protein LOC116264185, whose amino-acid sequence MARFLVVFTLVVRCLLISADDGLLSNGNFETPPANGFASNGVEGTDVLIPGWQTNGTVELIQSGQRQGGMILIVPEGSHAVRLGNDAEIRQPLTLEKGSSYAVTFSAARTCAQFESLNISIPSVSSQNIDLQTLYSVHGWDSYSWGFIADSASGYVSFRNPGMEDDPTCGPILDNIAIKQIATPDKQKGNAVINGDFEEGPWMFRNVSLGVLLPNNLDAETSALPGWTVESNRAVRYIDSYHYSVPEGKRAVELLSGKEGIISQMVETSPEKRYTLTFLVGTAGDSCQQPLAVTAFAGDQATNVHYAPTGNLTYQSANISFIARAERTRIAFYSVYYNIRTDDHSSLCGPVLDDVRMWEATGAAAAQQGVRFLLVGLMVYTILSLCFEV is encoded by the exons ATGGCTCGGTTTCTCGTCGTCTTTACGCTCGTCGTCCGGTGTCTTCTGATCTCGGCAGACGACG GCCTGCTCTCCAACGGAAATTTTGAGACTCCCCCTGCTAATGGCTTTGCCAGCAATGGAGTGGAGGGAACTGATGTGCTGATACCAGGTTGGCAGACTAACGGAACGGTGGAGCTAATACAGTCAGGACAGAGGCAAGGAGGCATGATCCTGATTGTGCCCGAAGGATCTCATGCTGTTAGGCTTGGCAATGATGCCGAGATCCGGCAGCCATTAACTCTTGAAAAGGGCTCCTCTTACGCTGTTACGTTCAGTGCGGCTAGGACTTGTGCTCAGTTCGAGTCTCTTAACATATCCATCCCCTCAGTGTCTTCACAGAACATCGACCTTCAGACCCTGTATAGCGTGCACGGATGGGATTCATACTCCTGGGGATTCATCGCCGATTCCGCGAGTGGTTATGTCTCATTTCGAAACCCCGGGATGGAGGATGACCCCACCTGTGGGCCAATTCTTGACAATATTGCCATTAAGCAGATCGCCACTCCGGACAAACAGAAAG GCAATGCTGTTATCAACGGTGACTTTGAAGAAGGTCCATGGATGTTCCGCAACGTCTCACTGGGAGTGTTGCTTCCCAACAACCTTGATGCTGAAACGTCTGCCCTACCAGGATGGACAGTGGAATCAAACAGAGCTGTCCGATACATAGACTCCTACCACTACTCCGTGCCGGAAGGAAAACGTGCCGTCGAATTACTCTCTGGAAAGGAAGGCATAATCTCTCAGATGGTTGAGACATCGCCAGAGAAGAGGTACACACTCACATTCTTAGTTGGTACAGCTGGGGATTCATGTCAGCAGCCATTAGCAGTCACAGCATTTGCTGGAGACCAAGCAACAAACGTACACTATGCACCTACCGGGAACCTGACCTACCAGTCGGCCAATATATCATTCATTGCTAGAGCTGAGAGAACAAGGATTGCATTCTATAGTGTGTATTACAACATACGCACCGATGATCATAGCTCACTCTGTGGTCCTGTGCTGGATGATGTCCGAATGTGGGAAGCAACTGGAGCTGCTGCTGCTCAGCAAGGTGTCAGATTCTTGCTGGTCGGCTTGATGGTGTACACAATTTTGAGCTTGTGTTTCGAGGTGTAG
- the LOC116263546 gene encoding uncharacterized protein LOC116263546: MDHIKTQIVSSEPVSLSLVSSIFERFLSSDNGINREVYACLKRSAATIDNLIQAKTLKFKQGMGQKRGTPHETLDKEQPLEGHDRKEQSACGDVGMNDLEKGHQSKQKKQTKKLESLDEARWLNALERDSSEEHKKGVVENSEREHGKKNKKHHRLHHSLDQDVPRNEVKLELRQHPRKGLRRRHKQQQHVQESVQTEDTRWEMVEEDIRKKKRRKMEARRV, translated from the exons ATGGATCACATCAAGACTCAGATTGTGTCATCAGAACCTGTCTCCCTCTCATTGGTGTCCTCCATCTTTGAGCGGTTCCTCTCCTCTGACAATGGCATCAATAGGGAGGTCTATGCCTGCCTCAAACGCTCAGCTGCCACTATTGATAATCTCATCCAAGCTAAAACCCTCAAATTTAAGCAAGGCATGGGACAAAAACGAGGCACTCCCCATGAAACCTTAGATAAAGAGCAGCCTTTGGAGGGGCATGATCG GAAAGAGCAGAGTGCATGTGGGGATGTGGGTATGAATGATCTTGAGAAGGGCCACCAGAGTAAACAGAAGAAACAGACAAAGAAGCTTGAAAGCTTGGATGAAGCAAGGTGGCTGAATGCATTGGAGAGGGATTCCAGTGAGGAACACAAGAAAGGAGTAGTGGAGAATTCGGAAAGAGAACAtggcaagaagaacaaaaagcacCATAGACTTCACCATAGCCTGGATCAGGATGTGCCAAGAAATGAGGTCAAGCTAGAGCTGAGGCAACATCCGAGGAAAGGGCTGAGGAGAAGGCACAAACAACAGCAGCACGTTCAAGAAAGTGTCCAAACAGAAGACACAAGATGGGAGATGGTAGAGGAAGatataagaaagaagaaaagacgGAAAATGGAGGCCAGAAGGGTGTGA
- the LOC116263908 gene encoding uncharacterized protein LOC116263908 has protein sequence MATFPATVFFFINLILLGVALEDLEGLLPNGNFEEAPSASNLNKTVLTGRHSLPKWAIHGLVEYITAGPQPGGMVFAVPHGTRAVRLGNEASISQLIHVKPGALYALTFSSSRTCAQDEVLRVSVPPLTGELPLQTLYSSNGGDTYAWGFRPNSTTALLTFHNPGIQEDPACGPLLDAVAIKELSPVLPTRDNLVKNGGFENGPIVFKNTTSGVLLPPKQQDQMSPLPGWIVESLKAVRYIDSRHFSVPSGLAAVELVAGRESAIAQVIRTIPNKVYNMSFTVGDAKNSCHGSMMVEAFAGNQTLKVPFVSEGKGGFKTASFKFTSSGIRTRITFFSSFYHTKATDFVSLCGPVLDDVKVFPTK, from the exons ATGGCTACTTTTCCTGCTactgtcttcttcttcatcaatctCATTCTGCTTGGCGTTGCATTGGAAGATCTTGAGG GACTTCTTCCTAATGGCAACTTTGAGGAAGCACCCAGTGCTTCGAATCTCAACAAAACAGTCCTTACAGGCAGGCATTCACTGCCCAAATGGGCCATCCATGGCCTGGTTGAGTATATCACAGCCGGTCCACAGCCTGGTGGCATGGTTTTCGCAGTGCCACATGGCACACGCGCTGTCAGGCTTGGGAATGAGGCCTCAATCTCCCAGCTGATCCATGTGAAGCCAGGGGCTCTTTACGCTCTGACCTTCAGTTCCTCAAGAACATGTGCACAAGATGAGGTGCTGAGGGTCTCTGTTCCACCTCTAACTGGTGAACTTCCACTCCAGACACTGTACAGCAGCAATGGTGGCGATACCTATGCATGGGGATTCAGGCCAAACTCCACAACTGCTCTGCTGACCTTTCACAACCCTGGGATACAAGAAGATCCTGCTTGCGGACCTCTTCTAGATGCTGTTGCCATTAAGGAGTTATCCCCCGTACTTCCAACGAGAG ACAATCTGGTAAAAAATGGTGGCTTTGAAAATGGCCCTATTGTGTTCAAGAACACCACCTCTGGCGTCCTTCTACCCCCGAAACAACAAGACCAGATGTCTCCTCTTCCTGGTTGGATCGTGGAATCCCTAAAAGCAGTAAGATACATTGATTCTCGCCATTTTTCTGTGCCATCAGGGCTGGCGGCAGTAGAGCTTGTCGCTGGAAGAGAGAGTGCCATTGCTCAGGTTATAAGAACAATTCCCAACAAGGTCTACAACATGAGTTTCACAGTTGGTGATGCAAAAAACTCTTGCCATGGCTCCATGATGGTTGAAGCATTTGCGGGCAATCAAACACTCAAGGTTCCATTTGTATCCGAAGGAAAGGGTGGATTTAAAACAGCAAGCTTCAAGTTCACTTCCTCTGGGATAAGGACAAGAATCACCTTCTTCAGCTCATTCTACCACACAAAGGCTACCGACTTTGTTTCCCTTTGTGGGCCTGTCCTGGATGATGTTAAGGTTTTCCCTACCAAGTGA